In Solanum stenotomum isolate F172 chromosome 6, ASM1918654v1, whole genome shotgun sequence, one DNA window encodes the following:
- the LOC125869409 gene encoding pentatricopeptide repeat-containing protein At1g71060, mitochondrial yields the protein MGFRGFLSRIPKTLIPSLHSSKKRIKNGPQIHKLISFFRISTGNSSTTTSLPLNRSIHYDSVKNTHLNSNPNPQNPEIIQEAERICKILLKNTDVADALSSASVNVSPLLVNEVIKKLSNSGILALSFFRWAEKQNGFVHTPESYHGLIEALGKIKQFKMVWILVNELKNKGLLCKEAFALVSRRFARARKVKEAIEAFEKMEKYGLIHELQDFNRLFDTLSKSRHVGNAQEVFDKWKNRKFTPNIKSYTILLEGWGQEKNLLRLNEVYREMMADGIEPDVVSYGIMIHAHCKVKKYDEAIELLHEMERKKIKVTPHVYCTLINGLGSEKRLVLALKYFELYKGSGFDLEVFTFNAMVGAYCWSLCMDDAYKLVDEMRRCKIGPNTRTYDIILHHLIKARRMSEAYTMFQKMSNDPGCEPTVSTYEIMVRMFCNEDRTDMALKVWDKMKANGVLPGMHSFSTLINSFCRENKLDDACRYFQEMLDMGMRPPIPLFDNLKRALLDEGKEDTVKALWRKLEKLRKSSLVG from the coding sequence ATGGGTTTCCGTGGATTCCTCAGCCGCATTCCTAAAACCCTAATCCCTTCACTTCACAGCTCCAAAAAACGCATAAAAAATGGACCCCAAATCCACAAATTAATCTCCTTTTTTCGAATTTCTACTGGTAATAGCAGTACTACTACTTCTTTACCCTTAAACAGATCAATTCATTACGATTCAGTGAAGAACACCCATCTCAATTCCAATCCCAATCCCCAAAACCCAGAAATTATCCAGGAAGCTGAAAGAATCTGCAAAATCTTACTGAAAAACACCGatgttgctgatgctttgagTTCCGCTTCAGTAAATGTGAGTCCTTTATTAGTTAACGAAGTTATAAAGAAGCTCAGCAATTCTGGGATTTTAGCTTTATCTTTCTTCCGTTGGGCTGAGAAGCAGAACGGGTTTGTTCATACTCCTGAGAGTTATCATGGTTTGATTGAAGCTCTAGGAAAGATTAAGCAATTTAAGATGGTTTGGATTTTGGTCAATGAATTGAAAAACAAAGGGTTATTGTGTAAAGAAGCATTTGCACTCGTTTCACGGAGATTTGCTCGTGCAAGGAAGGTAAAAGAAGCTATTGAGGCGTTTGAGAAGATGGAGAAGTATGGATTGATACATGAATTGCAAGATTTTAATAGATTGTTTGATACATTGAGTAAGTCTAGGCATGTTGGGAATGCACAAGAGGTGTTTGATAAATGGAAGAATAGGAAGTTTACGCCTAATATTAAGTCGTATACGATATTGTTAGAAGGATGGGGTCAAGAAAAGAATTTGTTGAGGTTAAATGAAGTTTATCGCGAGATGATGGCTGATGGTATTGAGCCTGATGTTGTTAGCTATGGGATCATGATCCATGCTCATTGCAAGGTTAAGAAGTATGATGAGGCGATTGAGTTGTTACACGAAATGGAAAGGAAGAAGATTAAGGTGACGCCTCATGTTTATTGCACGTTGATAAATGGTTTGGGGTCGGAGAAAAGGTTGGTTCTAGCTCTTAAGTATTTCGAGTTGTATAAGGGTAGTGGTTTTGATCTTGAGGTGTTCACGTTTAACGCGATGGTGGGAGCTTATTGCTGGTCTTTGTGTATGGATGATGCCTATAAGTTAGTTGATGAGATGAGGAGATGTAAGATTGGACCAAATACCCGAACATATGACATCATTCTTCACCATCTTATAAAGGCAAGAAGAATGAGTGAAGCTTATACGATGTTTCAGAAAATGAGCAATGATCCTGGCTGTGAACCGACTGTGAGCACATACGAGATAATGGTAAGGATGTTCTGCAACGAGGACCGGACAGATATGGCTCTAAAGGTCTGGGATAAGATGAAAGCAAACGGAGTTCTTCCTGGAATGCATTCGTTTTCCACGTTGATTAACAGCTTTTGTCGTGAGAATAAATTGGATGATGCCTGCAGATACTTTCAAGAAATGCTTGATATGGGCATGAGACCTCCAATTCCATTGTTCGATAACCTAAAACGTGCACTTCTTGACGAGGGAAAAGAGGATACTGTTAAAGCTTTGTGGAGGAAACTTGAGAAACTAAGGAAAAGTTCTTTAGTTGGATAA
- the LOC125869416 gene encoding putative fasciclin-like arabinogalactan protein 20 encodes MAKSSTTMASFKPFFFFFFFSSLLYFSTAQSPPPPPPPQSLINAAETLSNSGYISMSLTLELIADTVISRAAKKSLTGSALTIFSPPDSSFSDFGQPSLSHILLHFSPVSISLSSLQSLPFSSKIPSLSPSSSLYVTSVGSDSRVSINNVEIVGSPIYDDGYVIVFGIEDFFTQNFTQPETNRNPNFKSSPQCIRLDPFSRFYEVSLMLKSKGYLIMSSFLELQLIGFLKNTELKLTVFAPMDDAVVGFSGDFPVYQQLFLRHLVPCVLYWTDLNEMVNGTEFKNYVNGLSLTITKVNDVSFVNGVEITYPDLYYNDWVVVHGLQSLIPLPDEIDGEMHEDPVKPEVDVSIAPDRSEF; translated from the coding sequence ATGGCGAAAAGCTCAACAACAATGGCGTCCTTCAaaccattcttcttcttcttcttcttcagttctcttctctatttttccaCTGCCCAATCTCCGCCTCCACCACCACCTCCCCAATCTCTAATTAACGCCGCGGAGACTCTGTCGAACTCCGGCTATATTTCAATGTCACTCACACTTGAGCTCATTGCTGATACAGTTATCTCACGGGCTGCTAAAAAATCACTTACTGGTTCTGCTCTCACCATTTTCTCTCCACCCGATTCGTCTTTCTCCGATTTCGGTCAGCCTTCACTTTCTCATATCCTTCTACATTTCTCCCCTGTTTCTATTTCACTCTCTTCACTTCAATCCCTTCCGTTCTCTTCCAAAATCCCTTCGTTGTCACCTTCCAGTTCACTTTATGTTACCAGTGTTGGTTCTGATTCGCGAGTTTCTATCAACAATGTTGAAATCGTTGGTTCGCCGATTTATGATGATGGGTATGTAATCGTTTTCGGAATTGAAGATTTCTTCACCCAGAATTTCACTCAGCCGGAAACAAATCGGAACCCGAATTTCAAATCGAGCCCTCAATGTATCAGGTTGGATCCATTTTCTCGGTTTTACGAGGTGTCGTTGATGTTGAAATCGAAGGGGTATTTGATTATGTCTTCGTTTTTGGAGTTACAATTGATTGGGTTTTTGAAGAATACGGAGCTGAAATTGACAGTGTTTGCTCCGATGGATGACGCAGTTGTTGGGTTTTCCGGGGATTTCCCTGTGTATCAGCAGCTGTTTTTGAGGCATTTGGTTCCTTGTGTACTGTACTGGACTGATTTGAATGAAATGGTAAATGGAACTGAGTTTAAGAACTATGTTAATGGGTTGAGTTTGACGATAACGAAGGTGAATGATGTGAGCTTTGTTAATGGAGTCGAAATCACTTACCCGGATTTGTATTACAATGATTGGGTTGTTGTTCATGGATTACAGAGCTTGATTCCATTGCCTGATGAGATTGATGGTGAAATGCATGAAGATCCTGTTAAACCCGAGGTTGATGTTTCTATCGCCCCTGATCGTAGTGAATTCTGA
- the LOC125869429 gene encoding uncharacterized protein LOC125869429 — MATTTSFLSSSPFSSRRKSSSSSRNSRTTTLAMGREAQDRNYYNGRNVDENLIILRKRIHEMKMIERNYEPPSDWMDWEKSIYANYDANICQALGLLQSQLMDTRPSLVLGMAALIGLSVPISTIVILFHLIELTKGILA, encoded by the coding sequence ATGGCAACAAcaacttcttttctttcatcttcTCCATTTTCATCAAGAcgaaaatcatcatcatcatcacgaAATTCGAGGACAACGACGTTGGCAATGGGGAGAGAAGCTCAAGATCGAAACTATTACAATGGTCGTAATGTAGATGagaacttaattattttacgTAAGAGAATACATGAGATGAAAATGATCGAAAGAAATTACGAGCCTCCATCTGATTGGATGGATTGGGAAAAGAGTATATACGCTAATTACGATGCAAATATTTGTCAAGCATTGGGATTGTTGCAATCTCAATTAATGGATACAAGACCTAGTTTGGTTTTGGGCATGGCTGCACTTATTGGATTAAGTGTACCCATTTCAACTATTGTGATCTTGTTTCATTTGATTGAGTTAACCAAGGGAATTTTAGCTTGA
- the LOC125869404 gene encoding ABC transporter G family member 7 isoform X1, protein MLPITGKGSGVGQLLAAVAAALLLRLFSSPGQAILPDNEDVPDDDGGRGSENDEATVAGKVLPVTIRWTNITCSLSDKSANTVRFLLKNVTGEAKPGRLLAIMGPSGSGKTTLLNVLAGQTKASPKLNLSGLLDINGVPFSNKIYKFAYVRQEDLFFSQLTVRETLSLAAELQLQDVSSIEERDEYVNNLLFKTGLVSCADSRIGDAKFRGISGGEKKRLSLACELIASPSVVFADEPTTGLDAFQAERVMETLRQLAQDGHTVICSIHQPRGSVYAKFDDIVLLAGGSLIYAGPACDEVLAYFSKFGYICPDNVNPAEFLADLISIDYSSRESVYSSQKRINGLVESFSEKIPEVLYATSLVRDSSKTHVNFQKKSISHKGGWWRQFRLLLKRAWMQASRDGPTNKVRARMSIASALIFGSIFWRMGRSQTSIQDRMGLLQVAAINTAMAALTKTVGVFPKERAIVDRERAKGSYALGPYLLSKLIAEIPVGAAFPLLFGGILYPMARLHPTISRFGKFCGIVTVESFAASAMGLTVGAMVPTTEAALALGPSLMTVFIVFGGSYVNSDNTPIIFRWIPRVSLIRWAFQGLSINEFSGLQFEHQKTFDVQSGEQVLERLSFGGSRIGDTITAQSRILMFWYYTTYLLLEKNKPKYQRLEPPPRLKDIEEEPEEEAKLQPVKDDDLPEPIQQLESPPSDEGKPDKQQESSPADPLDLFTLDGL, encoded by the exons ATGTTGCCGATTACCGGCAAAGGCAGCGGAGTTGGCCAGTTACTGGCGGCTGTAGCGGCGGCGCTACTGCTCCGACTTTTCTCCTCTCCTGGTCAGGCGATTTTACCGGATAATGAAGACGTTCCCGATGATGACGGCGGGAGAGGAAGTGAAAATGACGAAGCTACGGTTGCTGGAAAAGTACTTCCGGTTACTATTAGATGGACTAATATCACTTGCTCGCTCTCTGATAAATCCGCAAATACG GTGCGGTTTTTGCTAAAAAATGTGACAGGAGAAGCCAAACCTGGTCGATTGCTAGCAATAATGGGTCCATCAGGATCAGGAAAGACTACTCTTCTCAATGTTCTGGCAGGTCAAACAAAAGCATCACCTAAGTTAAATTTGTCTGGTCTTTTGGACATCAATGGGGTGCCgttttcaaacaaaatatacaa GTTTGCCTATGTTAGACAAGAAGATCTTTTCTTTTCCCAGTTGACTGTTCGAGAAACTCTCTCTCTTGCAGCTGAACTGCAGCTACAGGACGTATCTTCAATAGAAGAGAGAGATGAATATGTGAACAATCTATTGTTTAAAACAGGTTTG GTCAGTTGTGCTGATTCACGCATTGGTGATGCAAAATTTCGTGGAATTAGTGGAGGTGAAAAGAAGCGCCTGTCACTTGCATGTGAGCTTATTGCCAGTCCATCTGTAGTTTTTGCTGATGAACCTACCACTG GACTTGATGCTTTTCAAGCAGAGCGAGTGATGGAAACCTTAAGACAACTTGCACAAGATGGACATACTGTTATATGTTCTATACACCAGCCTAGAGGGTCTGTGTATGCAAAATTCGACGACATTGTTCTGTTGGCAGGGGGCTCGCTCATTTATGCAGGTCCTGCATGTGATGAAGTACTAGCATACTTCTCGAAATTCGG GTACATTTGTCCAGATAATGTAAATCCTGCTGAATTTTTGGCTGATCTAATATCTATAGACTATAGTTCTCGAGAGAGTGTATATTCTTCTCAAAAGAGAATAAATGGTCTAGTTGAGTCATTCTCAGAAAAGATACCAGAGGTTTTATATGCAACTTCACTTGTAAGGGATAGCTCGAAGACCCATGTGAACTTCCAAAAGAAATCTATTTCACACAAAGGTGGCTGGTGGAGGCAGTTTAGGTTACTTCTCAAGCGTGCATGGATGCAA GCTTCTCGTGATGGACCAACAAACAAAGTTCGGGCAAGGATGTCAATTGCTTCAGCTTTGATATTTGGTTCTATATTCTGGAGGATGGGCAGATCACAAACGTCAATACAAGACAGGATGGGATTACTTCAG GTTGCTGCAATAAACACTGCTATGGCTGCTCTCACAAAAACAGTTGGTGTCTTTCCCAAGGAACGAGCAATTGTTGATAGAGAGCGTGCAAAAGGGTCTTATGCTCTGGGACCATATTTGCTTTCCAAGTTGATTGCTGAGATTCCTGTTGGAGCAGCATTTCCTCTACTCTTTGGTGGCATCCTATACCCAATGGCTCGACTTCATCCTACCATTTCTAG ATTTGGGAAGTTCTGCGGAATTGTGACAGTGGAGTCTTTTGCTGCATCTGCTATGGGCTTGACTGTGGGAGCTATGGTTCCAACGACTGAAGCTGCATTAGCATTAGGTCCCTCTCTTATGACAGTTTTTATTGTCTTTGGAGGCTCCTATGTCAATTCAGACAACACACCAATTATTTTTCGGTGGATTCCTCGAGTTTCGCTTATAAGATG GGCGTTTCAGGGGCTTAGCATCAATGAATTTAGTGGCCTTCAATTTGAGCATCAAAAAACATTTGACGTACAGTCTGGTGAACAG GTACTCGAGCGGCTATCATTTGGAGGCAGCCGAATAGGTGATACCATTACTGCTCAAAGTAGAATTCTCATGTTTTGGTATTACACAACGTATCTTCTCCTGGAGAAAAATAAGCCCAAGTATCAACGGCTTGAACCTCCACCACGTCTCAAAGATATCGAAGAAGAGCCAGAGGAAGAAGCAAAGCTTCAGCCCGTAAAGGATGATGATTTGCCTGAACCAATTCAACAACTTGAATCTCCGCCCTCAGATGAAGGTAAACCCGACAAGCAGCAGGAATCTTCTCCTGCTGATCCACTTGATCTGTTTACCCTTGACGGCTTGTAA
- the LOC125869419 gene encoding probable ribose-5-phosphate isomerase 1, translated as MAVAYPQFFGTKKVDTSLMVSSSSSVSPVILSQDELKKVAAYKAVEFVESGMVVGLGTGSTAKHAVDKIAELLHSGKLKNIVGIPTSKITHEQAVSLGIPLSDLNKHPIVDLAIDGADEVDPQMNLVKGRGGSLLREKMVEAATKKFIVIVDESKLVNYIGGSGLAMPVEIVPFCWEFTLKRLEMLFIEAGCVGKLRTAGGSGGEEPYVTDNGNYIIDLYFKKDMGDLKDASDAILRLAGVVEHGMFIDMATTVIVAGKLGVSVTNKL; from the coding sequence ATGGCTGTTGCATACCCTCAATTTTTTGGTACAAAAAAAGTTGACACTTCATTGATGGTGTCATCATCTTCCTCTGTTTCCCCTGTTATTCTATCTCAAGATGAGTTGAAAAAGGTAGCTGCTTATAAAGCTGTTGAGTTTGTTGAGTCTGGTATGGTTGTTGGTTTAGGTACAGGGTCTACAGCAAAGCATGCTGTTGACAAAATAGCTGAGCTTTTACATAGTGGTAAGTTAAAGAACATTGTAGGGATTCCCACTTCAAAGATTACTCATGAACAAGCTGTTTCACTTGGTATCCCTTTATCAGATCTGAATAAACACCCTATTGTTGATTTAGCAATTGATGGTGCTGATGAAGTTGACCCTCAAATGAATTTGGTTAAAGGGAGAGGAGGGTCATTGCTTAGGGAAAAAATGGTTGAGGCAGCTACTAAGaagtttattgttattgttgatgaGTCAAAATTGGTGAATTATATAGGTGGTAGTGGACTTGCTATGCCTGTTGAGATTGTGCCCTTTTGTTGGGAGTTTACATTGAAGAGGCTTGAGATGTTGTTTATTGAAGCTGGATGTGTTGGGAAGTTGAGAACAGCAGGTGGAAGTGGAGGTGAAGAGCCTTATGTTACTGATAATGgtaattatattattgatttgTATTTCAAGAAGGATATGGGTGATTTGAAAGATGCAAGTGATGCAATTTTGAGACTTGCTGGTGTTGTTGAGCATGGCATGTTTATTGATATGGCTACTACTGTTATTGTTGCTGGAAAACTTGGTGTCTCTGTTACTAATAAGTTATAG
- the LOC125869404 gene encoding ABC transporter G family member 7 isoform X2 encodes MLPITGKGSGVGQLLAAVAAALLLRLFSSPGQAILPDNEDVPDDDGGRGSENDEATVAGKVLPVTIRWTNITCSLSDKSANTVRFLLKNVTGEAKPGRLLAIMGPSGSGKTTLLNVLAGQTKASPKLNLSGLLDINGVPFSNKIYKFAYVRQEDLFFSQLTVRETLSLAAELQLQDVSSIEERDEYVNNLLFKTGLVSCADSRIGDAKFRGISGGEKKRLSLACELIASPSVVFADEPTTGLDAFQAERVMETLRQLAQDGHTVICSIHQPRGSVYAKFDDIVLLAGGSLIYAGPACDEVLAYFSKFGYICPDNVNPAEFLADLISIDYSSRESVYSSQKRINGLVESFSEKIPEVLYATSLVRDSSKTHVNFQKKSISHKGGWWRQFRLLLKRAWMQASRDGPTNKVRARMSIASALIFGSIFWRMGRSQTSIQDRMGLLQVAAINTAMAALTKTVGVFPKERAIVDRERAKGSYALGPYLLSKLIAEIPVGAAFPLLFGGILYPMARLHPTISRFGKFCGIVTVESFAASAMGLTVGAMVPTTEAALALGPSLMTVFIVFGGSYVNSDNTPIIFRWIPRVSLIRWAFQGLSINEFSGLQFEHQKTFDVQSGEQVLERLSFGGSRIGDTITAQSRILMFWYYTTYLLLEKNKPKYQRLEPPPRLKDIEEEPEEEAKLQPVKDDDLPEPIQQLESPPSDEGANQKEMLVQ; translated from the exons ATGTTGCCGATTACCGGCAAAGGCAGCGGAGTTGGCCAGTTACTGGCGGCTGTAGCGGCGGCGCTACTGCTCCGACTTTTCTCCTCTCCTGGTCAGGCGATTTTACCGGATAATGAAGACGTTCCCGATGATGACGGCGGGAGAGGAAGTGAAAATGACGAAGCTACGGTTGCTGGAAAAGTACTTCCGGTTACTATTAGATGGACTAATATCACTTGCTCGCTCTCTGATAAATCCGCAAATACG GTGCGGTTTTTGCTAAAAAATGTGACAGGAGAAGCCAAACCTGGTCGATTGCTAGCAATAATGGGTCCATCAGGATCAGGAAAGACTACTCTTCTCAATGTTCTGGCAGGTCAAACAAAAGCATCACCTAAGTTAAATTTGTCTGGTCTTTTGGACATCAATGGGGTGCCgttttcaaacaaaatatacaa GTTTGCCTATGTTAGACAAGAAGATCTTTTCTTTTCCCAGTTGACTGTTCGAGAAACTCTCTCTCTTGCAGCTGAACTGCAGCTACAGGACGTATCTTCAATAGAAGAGAGAGATGAATATGTGAACAATCTATTGTTTAAAACAGGTTTG GTCAGTTGTGCTGATTCACGCATTGGTGATGCAAAATTTCGTGGAATTAGTGGAGGTGAAAAGAAGCGCCTGTCACTTGCATGTGAGCTTATTGCCAGTCCATCTGTAGTTTTTGCTGATGAACCTACCACTG GACTTGATGCTTTTCAAGCAGAGCGAGTGATGGAAACCTTAAGACAACTTGCACAAGATGGACATACTGTTATATGTTCTATACACCAGCCTAGAGGGTCTGTGTATGCAAAATTCGACGACATTGTTCTGTTGGCAGGGGGCTCGCTCATTTATGCAGGTCCTGCATGTGATGAAGTACTAGCATACTTCTCGAAATTCGG GTACATTTGTCCAGATAATGTAAATCCTGCTGAATTTTTGGCTGATCTAATATCTATAGACTATAGTTCTCGAGAGAGTGTATATTCTTCTCAAAAGAGAATAAATGGTCTAGTTGAGTCATTCTCAGAAAAGATACCAGAGGTTTTATATGCAACTTCACTTGTAAGGGATAGCTCGAAGACCCATGTGAACTTCCAAAAGAAATCTATTTCACACAAAGGTGGCTGGTGGAGGCAGTTTAGGTTACTTCTCAAGCGTGCATGGATGCAA GCTTCTCGTGATGGACCAACAAACAAAGTTCGGGCAAGGATGTCAATTGCTTCAGCTTTGATATTTGGTTCTATATTCTGGAGGATGGGCAGATCACAAACGTCAATACAAGACAGGATGGGATTACTTCAG GTTGCTGCAATAAACACTGCTATGGCTGCTCTCACAAAAACAGTTGGTGTCTTTCCCAAGGAACGAGCAATTGTTGATAGAGAGCGTGCAAAAGGGTCTTATGCTCTGGGACCATATTTGCTTTCCAAGTTGATTGCTGAGATTCCTGTTGGAGCAGCATTTCCTCTACTCTTTGGTGGCATCCTATACCCAATGGCTCGACTTCATCCTACCATTTCTAG ATTTGGGAAGTTCTGCGGAATTGTGACAGTGGAGTCTTTTGCTGCATCTGCTATGGGCTTGACTGTGGGAGCTATGGTTCCAACGACTGAAGCTGCATTAGCATTAGGTCCCTCTCTTATGACAGTTTTTATTGTCTTTGGAGGCTCCTATGTCAATTCAGACAACACACCAATTATTTTTCGGTGGATTCCTCGAGTTTCGCTTATAAGATG GGCGTTTCAGGGGCTTAGCATCAATGAATTTAGTGGCCTTCAATTTGAGCATCAAAAAACATTTGACGTACAGTCTGGTGAACAG GTACTCGAGCGGCTATCATTTGGAGGCAGCCGAATAGGTGATACCATTACTGCTCAAAGTAGAATTCTCATGTTTTGGTATTACACAACGTATCTTCTCCTGGAGAAAAATAAGCCCAAGTATCAACGGCTTGAACCTCCACCACGTCTCAAAGATATCGAAGAAGAGCCAGAGGAAGAAGCAAAGCTTCAGCCCGTAAAGGATGATGATTTGCCTGAACCAATTCAACAACTTGAATCTCCGCCCTCAGATGAAG GTGCTAATCAAAAGGAGATGCTTGTGCAGTAA
- the LOC125869415 gene encoding beta-glucuronosyltransferase GlcAT14A, producing the protein MGAEKKWLYALFCAAFVSFLIFLSCISGFSSSYYAFSLQRRFATPVNHGPGHPPAFAYYISGGGGDSDRIFRLLLAVYHPRNRYLLHIGTDGSEEERWKLGMLVKSVPVIQAFGNVDVVGKPDPVTYMGSTNIAAMLRAVSILLKVDGGWDWFVNLSASDYPLITQDDLSHVLLSVSRDMNFIDHTSDLGWKEGQRVKPIVVDPGLYLARKTQIFYATEKRPMPEAFKIFTGSPWVVLSRPFLEFCVFGWDNLPRTLLMYFTNAVLSQEVYFHSVVCNSPEFKNTTVNSDMRYMVWDNPPKMEPLFLNTSDYDLMAQSGAAFARQFNKDEAVLDMIDQNILKRSQNRVTPGAWCIGGKNWWMDPCSRWGDVNMLKPGPQVKILGDSVQRLLQDLSSESNQCR; encoded by the exons ATGGGAGCTGAAAAGAAATGGTTATATGCACTTTTTTGTGCAGCTTTTGTATCATTTTTGATATTCTTGTCTTGCATTTCTGGTTTTAGCTCATCATACTATGCATTTTCATTACAGAGAAGATTTGCCACGCCCGTGAATCACGGGCCGGGACATCCACCTGCATTTGCATACTACATTTCAGGTGGAGGGGGAGATAGTGATAGGAtttttagacttttgttagCTGTGTATCATCCTAGGAATAGGTATTTGTTGCACATTGGTACTGATGggagtgaagaagaaagatggaagCTTGGGATGTTAGTGAAATCTGTGCCAGTAATTCAGGCTTTTGGGAATGTGGATGTGGTTGGAAAGCCTGATCCAGTTACTTATATGGGTTCAACTAATATAGCGGCAATGCTAAGGGCGGTATCGATTTTGTTGAAGGTGGATGGTGGATGGGATTGGTTTGTTAATCTAAGTGCCTCTGATTATCCTTTAATTACACAAGATG ACTTATCTCATGTCCTCTTATCTGTTAGTAGAGACATGAATTTCATTGACCACACCAGCGATCTTGGATGGAAAGA GGGTCAACGAGTAAAGCCCATTGTAGTTGATCCAGGGCTTTACCTAGCACGAAAGACACAAATTTTTTATGCCACTGAAAAGCGGCCAATGCCTGAGGCGTTCAAAATTTTTACTG GTTCTCCTTGGGTTGTCTTGAGCCGACCATTTCTTGAGTTCTGTGTTTTTGGATGGGACAACCTTCCTAGAACCCTTTTAATGTATTTTACTAATGCAGTTTTGTCACAAGAAGTCTATTTCCATTCTGTTGTTTGCAATTCACCAGAGTTTAAGAATACGACAGTTAATAGTGACATGAGATATATGGTTTGGGATAACCCCCCTAAGATGGAGCCCCTCTTCCTTAACACTTCTGATTACGATCTGATGGCGCAAAGTGGAGCTGCTTTTGCTAGACAGTTTAATAAAGATGAGGCAGTACTTGACATGATCGATCAGAATATCCTTAAGCGCAGCCAGAACAGAGTGACGCCAGGTGCATGGTGCATCGGTGGCAAGAACTGGTGGATGGATCCTTGTTCCCGATGGGGTGATGTCAATATGTTGAAACCTGGACCTCAAGTGAAAATTTTAGGGGATTCTGTACAAAGACTGCTTCAAGATTTGAGTTCAGAATCAAATCAATGCAGATGA